The following are encoded together in the Adhaeribacter arboris genome:
- a CDS encoding IlvD/Edd family dehydratase, with the protein MSKFRSSDWFGKTDKMGFIYRSWMKNQGYPEDMFDGRPVIGICNTWSELTPCNAHLRDIAEVVKRGVYEAGGFPLEFPIMSLGETLLKPTAMLFRNLASMDAEESIRGNPIDGVVLLTGCDKTTPSTVMGAASVNLPTIVVPGGPMLNGKFQGQDIGSGTHVWKFAADVKTGKMLQEDYMFAESCMSRSAGHCMTMGTASTMACMVESLGLTLPGAAAIPAVDSRKKVLAHLSGRRIVEMVKEDLRISKVLTREAFENAIKVNAAVGGSTNLIIHLTAIAGRIGVDLNLEDYDDLGSKIPLLLNLMPSGKFLMEDFFYAGGLPVIINELREHLHLHTTTVTGKGHAENIKGRINNYNTEVIASITNPLIQEGGIAVLKGNLAENGAVIKPSAATPELMVHRGRAVVFETIEEYHALVDDPDLDIDETCIMVLKNVGPVGYPGMPEVGNMTLPKKILEKGVVDMVRISDGRMSGTAYGTVVLHVSPEAAIGGTLAVVQNGDYIELDVPNRRLHLDITEEELVRRKLKWKRPEPVADRGYVNMYIKHVQQADKGADLDFLVGGSGDKVSRDSH; encoded by the coding sequence ATGTCTAAATTCAGAAGTAGCGATTGGTTTGGCAAAACCGATAAAATGGGTTTTATCTACCGGAGCTGGATGAAAAATCAAGGTTATCCGGAAGATATGTTTGATGGGAGACCGGTAATTGGAATCTGTAATACCTGGTCGGAACTAACGCCTTGCAACGCTCATTTGCGCGATATTGCCGAAGTAGTTAAACGGGGAGTGTACGAAGCGGGTGGCTTTCCGCTGGAATTCCCGATTATGTCGTTGGGTGAAACCTTGCTGAAACCAACGGCTATGCTGTTCCGCAACTTGGCCAGTATGGATGCCGAAGAATCTATCCGGGGGAACCCGATTGATGGGGTAGTGCTCTTAACTGGTTGCGATAAAACCACACCTTCCACGGTGATGGGAGCCGCCAGCGTAAATTTACCTACCATTGTGGTACCCGGCGGACCCATGCTGAACGGGAAATTTCAGGGGCAGGATATTGGTTCGGGCACCCACGTCTGGAAATTTGCCGCCGACGTGAAAACCGGTAAAATGCTGCAAGAGGATTATATGTTCGCCGAAAGCTGTATGTCGCGAAGCGCGGGCCACTGCATGACCATGGGAACGGCTTCTACTATGGCGTGTATGGTGGAGTCTTTGGGCTTAACCTTACCCGGCGCGGCCGCTATTCCGGCCGTTGATTCGCGGAAGAAAGTACTAGCCCATCTATCGGGCCGCCGCATCGTAGAAATGGTAAAAGAAGACTTGCGGATCTCGAAAGTTTTAACCCGCGAAGCCTTCGAAAATGCCATTAAGGTAAACGCTGCCGTAGGAGGCTCTACCAATTTAATTATTCACTTAACCGCTATAGCCGGACGCATTGGGGTAGACCTAAACCTGGAAGATTATGATGATTTAGGTAGTAAAATTCCGCTTTTGTTAAATTTGATGCCTTCCGGAAAATTCCTGATGGAGGATTTTTTCTACGCGGGAGGTTTACCGGTTATTATTAATGAACTGCGGGAACACCTGCACCTGCATACCACTACGGTAACTGGTAAAGGACACGCCGAAAATATAAAAGGTAGGATAAATAATTACAATACCGAGGTAATTGCTTCTATTACCAACCCGCTGATTCAGGAAGGTGGTATTGCGGTGCTAAAAGGCAATCTGGCCGAAAATGGTGCGGTTATTAAACCTTCGGCTGCTACGCCGGAGTTGATGGTGCACCGGGGCCGGGCCGTGGTTTTCGAAACCATTGAAGAATACCATGCCCTCGTAGATGATCCGGATTTAGACATTGACGAAACCTGCATTATGGTTTTGAAAAATGTAGGACCCGTAGGCTATCCGGGAATGCCCGAAGTAGGAAATATGACCTTGCCTAAAAAAATTCTGGAAAAAGGAGTGGTAGATATGGTGCGCATTTCCGATGGCCGCATGAGCGGTACCGCTTATGGTACGGTAGTGCTCCACGTTTCGCCGGAAGCGGCTATTGGGGGTACCTTAGCGGTAGTGCAAAACGGAGATTATATTGAGTTAGACGTACCGAATCGCCGTCTGCACCTGGATATTACGGAAGAAGAATTGGTTCGCCGGAAACTAAAATGGAAAAGACCAGAGCCGGTGGCAGATCGAGGCTACGTAAACATGTACATCAAACACGTGCAGCAAGCCGATAAAGGCGCCGACCTGGATTTTCTGGTAGGTGGCTCCGGCGACAAAGTAAGCCGCGATTCACATTAA
- a CDS encoding gluconate:H+ symporter, giving the protein MTLLVVIICIVSLILLITWGKVNAFLAFLLVSIFTGLGLGIPLANINQSVQKGIGDTLGSLVIVVVLGAMLGKLVAESGAAQRIANSMMSAFGEKYIHWALMITGLVVGIPLFYNVGFVLMIPLIFSVAYTYKLPSVYIGVPMLSALSVTHGFLPPHPSPAALVTQFKADMGWTLVYGLIVSIPAIIVAGPIFAKTLKNMVSKPLEGFVVQNIPSEKLPGITNSLLSSLFPVFMLMLTTLLLVFVPKDGVLSGMLKFVGEPNIVMLLAVLLATVTLGLNQGRSMASIMGVYADAVKDVAMILLIVSGAGILKQVLLDSGVSAEIASVLQGWTLHPLLLGWLIAAIIRVCLGSATVAGLTTAGIISPLMKQIPVDPNLMVLAIGAGSLMFSHVNDAGFWLFKEYFNLSIKQTIRSWSIMESLVSVVGIIGVMIIDLIIRS; this is encoded by the coding sequence ATGACCCTACTCGTCGTTATTATCTGCATTGTATCACTTATTCTATTAATAACCTGGGGTAAGGTAAATGCTTTTCTGGCCTTTCTGTTAGTTTCTATTTTTACCGGGCTTGGCTTAGGCATTCCTCTTGCCAATATTAACCAATCGGTACAAAAAGGAATTGGGGATACCTTAGGGTCACTGGTAATTGTGGTAGTGCTGGGTGCTATGCTGGGTAAACTGGTGGCCGAAAGTGGGGCAGCCCAACGGATTGCCAATTCTATGATGTCGGCTTTCGGCGAAAAGTACATTCACTGGGCTCTCATGATTACGGGTTTGGTAGTGGGAATTCCGCTTTTTTACAATGTGGGTTTCGTGCTAATGATACCCTTAATCTTCTCGGTAGCCTATACGTACAAACTTCCCTCGGTGTACATTGGCGTGCCCATGCTTTCGGCTTTATCGGTAACGCACGGTTTTTTACCGCCGCATCCTTCTCCCGCGGCCTTGGTTACCCAGTTTAAGGCCGATATGGGCTGGACGCTCGTGTACGGTTTAATCGTTTCTATTCCTGCCATTATTGTAGCCGGCCCTATTTTCGCCAAAACTTTAAAAAATATGGTATCCAAGCCACTAGAAGGTTTTGTGGTGCAGAATATTCCTTCCGAAAAGTTGCCCGGTATAACGAATAGTTTGTTATCGTCGTTATTCCCCGTTTTTATGCTGATGCTTACTACCTTATTATTGGTTTTTGTGCCCAAAGATGGGGTGTTAAGCGGCATGCTCAAATTTGTGGGAGAGCCTAATATTGTGATGCTGCTGGCCGTGCTGCTGGCTACTGTTACTTTAGGTTTAAACCAAGGTAGGAGTATGGCTTCTATTATGGGCGTTTATGCCGATGCGGTAAAAGATGTCGCCATGATTTTGTTAATTGTGAGCGGAGCCGGTATTTTAAAACAAGTACTGTTGGATAGTGGCGTAAGCGCGGAGATTGCCTCCGTTTTACAAGGCTGGACATTACATCCTCTGCTATTGGGCTGGCTGATTGCGGCCATAATCCGGGTATGTTTAGGTTCCGCCACCGTAGCTGGTTTAACTACCGCCGGTATAATTTCGCCCCTCATGAAGCAAATTCCCGTTGACCCTAATTTAATGGTGCTAGCTATTGGCGCCGGCAGCCTCATGTTTTCGCACGTAAACGACGCCGGGTTCTGGCTTTTTAAAGAATATTTTAATTTATCCATCAAACAAACCATTCGTTCCTGGTCCATTATGGAAAGCCTGGTTTCCGTTGTAGGAATTATTGGGGTGATGATAATTGATTTAATAATCCGTTCCTAA
- a CDS encoding glycoside hydrolase family 43 protein yields MIKKSFLFCCLILFVYLPVFSQQTIKKPLVKKTTSGNPTFPGWYADPEGIIIKNKYWVYPTYSAPYEQQVHLDAFSSPDLITWTKHSRIIDSSAVKWVKKAMWAPAMVEKGNKYYLFFGGNDIHDDTKEVGGIGVAVADNPAGPFKDLLGKPLIGKIHNKAQPIDQFVFKDKDGQYYLIYGGWGRCNMAKLKNDFTGFTPFPDGVTFKEITPKGYVEGPFMFIRNGKYYFMWSEGGWTGPDYRVAYAISDSPFGPFKRIGTVLQQDPKVATGAGHHSIIQVPGKDEWYIVYHRRPLDETDGNHRVTCIDRMYFDAQGMIKPVKITFEGVPSRSLK; encoded by the coding sequence ATGATTAAAAAATCATTCCTATTCTGTTGCCTTATTCTATTCGTTTACCTACCGGTATTTTCGCAACAAACAATTAAAAAACCTTTAGTCAAGAAAACTACCTCGGGTAATCCTACTTTTCCTGGCTGGTACGCCGACCCGGAAGGCATCATTATCAAAAATAAATACTGGGTTTATCCTACCTATTCGGCGCCGTACGAGCAACAGGTGCACCTGGATGCTTTTTCGTCACCGGATTTAATAACCTGGACTAAGCACAGCCGCATTATTGATTCCTCGGCCGTTAAATGGGTGAAAAAAGCTATGTGGGCCCCGGCCATGGTAGAAAAAGGAAATAAATATTATTTGTTCTTCGGGGGCAACGATATTCACGACGATACCAAAGAAGTAGGCGGTATTGGTGTAGCGGTAGCCGATAACCCAGCCGGACCATTCAAGGATTTACTGGGAAAACCCTTAATTGGCAAAATTCACAACAAAGCCCAACCGATTGACCAATTTGTGTTTAAAGACAAAGACGGGCAGTATTACCTGATTTACGGTGGCTGGGGCCGCTGCAACATGGCTAAGTTAAAAAATGACTTTACCGGGTTTACCCCATTCCCGGACGGCGTTACTTTTAAAGAAATTACCCCGAAAGGTTATGTAGAAGGGCCTTTTATGTTTATCCGCAACGGTAAATACTACTTTATGTGGTCGGAAGGTGGCTGGACCGGACCTGATTACCGGGTAGCTTATGCCATTAGCGATTCGCCTTTTGGTCCTTTTAAACGCATTGGTACCGTGTTACAGCAAGATCCCAAAGTGGCTACCGGTGCTGGGCACCATTCCATTATCCAAGTACCGGGCAAAGACGAATGGTACATTGTCTATCACCGCCGCCCCTTGGACGAAACCGACGGCAACCACCGGGTAACCTGCATCGACCGGATGTATTTTGATGCCCAGGGAATGATAAAACCCGTAAAAATTACCTTTGAAGGAGTACCGAGCCGGTCTTTAAAGTAA
- a CDS encoding VOC family protein: MNYIPKTIRTFIGAKDYDKSRAFYRDLDFEEVIIGDKMCLFRINENLGFYLQDYYVEDWINNSMVFLEVDDIEKCAEDLLRKDLQSKYQEVKFTEIKQFEWGRELFMHDPAGVLWHFGEFNK; this comes from the coding sequence ATGAACTACATCCCTAAAACAATTCGCACCTTTATTGGCGCAAAAGATTACGATAAATCCAGAGCGTTTTACCGGGACCTGGACTTTGAAGAAGTTATAATTGGCGACAAGATGTGCCTTTTCCGGATAAATGAGAATTTAGGTTTTTATTTGCAAGACTATTATGTAGAAGATTGGATTAATAACTCCATGGTGTTTCTGGAGGTAGATGACATAGAAAAATGCGCGGAAGATTTGTTGCGCAAGGATTTACAAAGCAAATACCAGGAGGTAAAATTTACAGAAATCAAGCAATTCGAATGGGGAAGAGAGTTGTTTATGCATGATCCAGCGGGGGTGTTGTGGCATTTTGGTGAATTTAATAAATAA
- a CDS encoding bifunctional 4-hydroxy-2-oxoglutarate aldolase/2-dehydro-3-deoxy-phosphogluconate aldolase, giving the protein MSHAFSWELFQRVPLIGIMRNLPPAASRQIAGLYAEAGLTTLEITLNSANAPKTISTLVNEFSGKLNIGAGTVCSLADLEQALAAGAQFIVTPILNPEVIKASLAAHIPIFPGSFSPTEIYQAAQLGASMIKVFPATKLGPEFIKDVLAPLSGLKLVPTGGISLSNITQFFQAGAQGVGIGSDIFPKQLIQNEQWPELKNLFLDFVKKYHQFKGLPSN; this is encoded by the coding sequence ATGAGTCATGCTTTTTCCTGGGAGCTTTTTCAGCGGGTTCCGTTAATAGGTATAATGCGGAATTTACCGCCGGCCGCATCCCGCCAAATAGCCGGTTTATACGCCGAAGCTGGTTTAACCACCCTTGAAATCACGCTTAACTCAGCTAATGCACCCAAAACTATTTCCACGCTGGTAAACGAGTTTAGCGGGAAATTAAATATTGGAGCCGGAACGGTTTGCTCCTTAGCTGATTTAGAACAAGCCTTAGCTGCTGGAGCCCAGTTTATTGTTACGCCTATTTTAAACCCGGAAGTAATAAAAGCCAGCTTAGCCGCCCATATTCCTATTTTTCCCGGTTCTTTTTCGCCCACTGAAATTTACCAGGCTGCACAATTAGGAGCGAGTATGATAAAGGTTTTTCCGGCTACCAAGCTCGGGCCGGAATTTATTAAAGACGTTTTGGCCCCTTTAAGCGGCTTAAAACTGGTACCTACCGGAGGTATTTCTTTAAGTAATATTACCCAGTTTTTTCAGGCGGGAGCGCAAGGAGTGGGTATAGGCAGCGATATTTTTCCGAAGCAACTTATTCAGAATGAGCAATGGCCGGAATTGAAAAATCTTTTTCTGGATTTTGTAAAAAAATATCATCAATTTAAAGGTTTACCTTCTAATTAA
- a CDS encoding glutaminase family protein — protein MKKLTAFIYIFFHLIGLQAQELRPPAVPLVTIDPYTSVWSFANKLNEEPTKHWTGRNQALNGLIRVDGKTYQFLGAEAPVYQTIVPTAVSEAYPVQYTFEKPVGDWMKPTFSAAAWKSGKGSLGSDNMNPKPTTSWNTEEVWLRREIILPEVNPEQLILTLFHDDNVELYINGLPAYECACFTNKYQQYPLSKEVKASLKKGKNLVAAHVKNTAGPSLIDFGLVKELPVTVSIDKAPQKSVQVNATQSIYDFTAGPVDLKVTFTSPLLLNKLDILSRPASYITWQAKANDGKTHEVKVYFDASADLAVDQPDQKITWEKSVANNLNLLRVGTADQKILGKKGDDVRIDWGYLYVAVPQSAQTGTTITNGSAARAAFSKSGSLTTTLDTNMPRAASDKPIALAVVQNLGKVSTTPVSNHVMVGYDDIYSVEFFGTKLPAWWRRDGKATAESMLTAAEKDYSSLLAQCAAFDKRLYADALKAGGEAYAKLCALSYRQAIAAHKLVVNTGGTPIFFSKENFSNGSIGTVDITYPSAPLFLLYNPLLLQGMMEPIFYYSESGKWTKPFAAHDVGTYPLANGQTYGEDMPVEESGNMLILTAAIAKAEKNANYAKKHWKVLTTWAEYLKKEGFDPANQLCTDDFAGHIARNANLSIKAIMGLASYGQLAGQLGDIKTAEAYQTTAKEMAQKWMQLANAGDHYSLVFEKPDTWSQKYNLVWDELLDLNIFPDEVEEKEIKYYLTKQQSYGLPLDSRKTYTKSDWIIWTATMANDPADFQKLIQPVFKYVNETTTRMPVSDWHETTDGKSVGFRARSVVGGYFIKMLEQKYK, from the coding sequence ATGAAAAAACTAACTGCCTTTATTTATATTTTTTTCCACCTAATTGGCTTGCAAGCCCAGGAACTGCGACCGCCAGCGGTACCTTTAGTTACCATCGACCCTTACACCAGCGTATGGTCGTTCGCGAATAAGTTAAACGAAGAACCCACCAAACATTGGACCGGTCGCAATCAAGCTTTAAATGGTTTAATCCGGGTCGATGGTAAAACGTACCAATTTTTAGGCGCCGAAGCGCCGGTTTACCAAACCATCGTACCTACCGCCGTTTCTGAGGCCTATCCGGTACAATATACTTTCGAAAAACCAGTTGGCGATTGGATGAAACCAACTTTTAGCGCCGCGGCCTGGAAATCAGGGAAAGGTTCCTTGGGCTCGGATAACATGAATCCGAAACCAACCACCTCCTGGAATACCGAGGAAGTTTGGTTACGTCGGGAAATTATTCTCCCCGAAGTAAATCCGGAGCAGTTAATCTTAACCCTATTTCACGACGATAATGTAGAACTGTACATCAACGGCCTGCCTGCTTACGAATGTGCCTGCTTTACGAATAAATACCAACAATACCCCTTATCGAAAGAAGTAAAAGCCTCCTTAAAAAAAGGAAAAAACCTGGTGGCCGCCCACGTTAAAAATACCGCCGGACCTTCTTTAATTGATTTTGGCCTGGTGAAAGAATTACCCGTAACCGTATCCATTGATAAAGCGCCGCAAAAATCGGTGCAGGTAAATGCCACGCAGAGTATTTACGATTTTACTGCCGGTCCGGTAGATTTAAAAGTAACGTTTACCTCGCCCTTGCTCCTGAATAAACTCGATATTTTATCGCGACCTGCATCTTACATTACCTGGCAGGCCAAAGCCAACGATGGTAAAACCCACGAGGTTAAAGTATACTTCGATGCCTCTGCCGATTTAGCCGTGGATCAACCCGACCAAAAAATTACTTGGGAAAAATCAGTTGCTAATAACTTAAATCTGCTACGCGTAGGAACCGCTGATCAAAAAATCTTAGGCAAAAAAGGCGATGATGTCCGTATTGACTGGGGCTATTTATACGTGGCCGTTCCTCAATCAGCCCAAACTGGTACTACCATTACTAATGGTTCAGCCGCCCGGGCAGCCTTTTCCAAATCGGGCTCATTAACTACCACCCTGGATACCAACATGCCCCGAGCGGCCAGCGATAAACCAATTGCTTTAGCGGTAGTCCAGAATTTAGGAAAAGTAAGTACCACCCCGGTGAGTAACCACGTAATGGTGGGTTACGACGATATTTATTCGGTAGAGTTCTTCGGTACCAAATTACCGGCCTGGTGGCGGCGCGATGGCAAAGCTACTGCCGAATCCATGCTGACGGCCGCTGAAAAAGATTATAGCTCTTTATTAGCGCAATGTGCTGCTTTTGATAAACGCCTGTACGCCGACGCTTTAAAAGCCGGGGGAGAGGCCTACGCCAAACTGTGTGCCTTAAGTTACCGGCAAGCCATTGCGGCGCATAAATTGGTAGTTAATACCGGTGGAACTCCTATCTTTTTCTCGAAAGAAAACTTCAGTAACGGTTCTATCGGCACCGTAGATATTACTTATCCTTCTGCTCCCCTGTTCTTGTTGTATAACCCATTATTGCTGCAGGGCATGATGGAACCCATATTTTACTATTCCGAAAGTGGTAAATGGACCAAGCCTTTTGCCGCCCACGACGTAGGAACCTACCCCTTAGCCAATGGCCAGACGTACGGTGAAGACATGCCAGTGGAAGAAAGCGGCAATATGCTGATTTTAACGGCCGCCATTGCCAAAGCCGAAAAGAACGCCAACTACGCCAAAAAACACTGGAAAGTATTAACTACCTGGGCCGAATATTTAAAAAAGGAAGGCTTTGACCCGGCTAATCAGCTTTGTACCGACGACTTTGCCGGTCATATTGCCCGCAATGCGAACTTATCTATTAAAGCCATTATGGGCTTAGCCAGTTACGGCCAATTAGCAGGTCAGTTAGGCGACATTAAAACCGCAGAAGCTTACCAAACTACCGCTAAAGAAATGGCGCAAAAATGGATGCAACTCGCCAATGCCGGCGACCACTACAGCTTGGTATTTGAGAAGCCGGATACCTGGAGCCAGAAGTATAATTTAGTTTGGGATGAATTATTAGACTTAAATATTTTCCCGGACGAAGTAGAAGAAAAAGAAATTAAATACTACCTCACGAAACAGCAATCCTACGGTTTACCCCTGGATAGCCGCAAAACCTACACTAAAAGCGATTGGATTATCTGGACTGCCACCATGGCTAATGATCCCGCCGATTTCCAGAAATTAATACAACCCGTATTTAAATACGTAAACGAAACTACCACCCGCATGCCCGTGAGCGATTGGCACGAAACTACCGATGGCAAGTCGGTAGGATTTCGGGCCCGTTCGGTGGTAGGGGGTTACTTTATCAAAATGCTGGAACAAAAATATAAATAA